The genomic segment CAATCGCCTGCACGATCCCCTGGCCGACGCGGGCAATGACGGTTTCTTCGGTCGCTCCGCCGATCAACTGTTTGATATTGGTGCGGACGGTCACCCGGGCTCGGGCCTTGAGCTGAATGCCGTCGGCGGCGACTGCATCGAGCGTGCCGGCCGATTTGCGGGGATCGGGGCAATCGATCACTTTGGGGTAAACGCTGGTCCGCACGGCGTCGAGAACATCGCGTCCAGCGAGGTCAATCGCCTGGGCGACTTGCCAGTCCATGTCGATCCCGGCGCGGTGGGCGGCGACCAAAGCGCGAATCACGTTGGGGACGTTGCCGCCTGCCAGGTAGTGTGCTTCCAGGGCCCGGGTGCTGATGTTGTAGTTGTCGGTCAAGCCCGACTGCACGGCCATGATCTTACTGCGGACGATGGTGGTGGGGTTCACCTTGCGGATGGACATCATCACCAGATTGACAAACGAAATCCCCGCCCGGGTCATCTTGCACTGGATCCAGAGTCCGAAATAGCGGGCGAAAATCGCCATGAAGATCAGCAGGGCAATCGC from the Planctomicrobium piriforme genome contains:
- the floA gene encoding flotillin-like protein FloA (flotillin-like protein involved in membrane lipid rafts) → MPNSNIFYIGLLGVGAIALLIFMAIFARYFGLWIQCKMTRAGISFVNLVMMSIRKVNPTTIVRSKIMAVQSGLTDNYNISTRALEAHYLAGGNVPNVIRALVAAHRAGIDMDWQVAQAIDLAGRDVLDAVRTSVYPKVIDCPDPRKSAGTLDAVAADGIQLKARARVTVRTNIKQLIGGATEETVIARVGQGIVQAIGSTPSYKTVLENPDRISQTVLNQGLEAQTAFEIVSIDIADIDVGDNIGARLQADQAEADMRVAQARAEQRRAFAAAREQEMVARTTENRAAVVLAEAEVPMSIAKAFRENKLGLLDYYELKNVQADTSMRTAIAGVGDEVAPNAKR